The Engystomops pustulosus chromosome 9, aEngPut4.maternal, whole genome shotgun sequence genome includes a window with the following:
- the LOC140076700 gene encoding cis-aconitate decarboxylase-like, whose amino-acid sequence MFSKLVHNTKNVHKLSRHIHKSAIKVVTGNQLEDTVTNSFASFINGTRPEHLSDVVRHRSKRMILDNIGVGLIGSTTHVFNIVLKYCQDLHFSAYGNSAFCSVYGQKGLKLSPTLAAYANGVAVHSMDFDDTWHPATHPSGAVLPAILALSQMLSHDRRVSGEELLTAFNVGIEIQGRLMSFSSEAKNIPKKFHPPSVVGTMGSAAASAKLLSLGKDQCIHALAIAASLAGAPMANAATLAKPLHIGNASRLGLEAAILAANGMEANSLILDDVPGCSGFSAFYGDYQPKALDSSGKHYEFLLEKQDIAFKSFPAHLGMHWIADAAVSVRSRFEEQYGSFDPSTIQSIVLRIPVSKYINRPYPDSEHEARHSFQFNACTALLDGEVDVSSFHEDKMFRKEIHNLLSKVIVEHPQDNVANFDKMYGEVALLLKNGDVMTGKCDTFYGHWRKPLSRESLLKKFISNAGHVLQGDQIQGVIQMVENLESVTDSSQLPNLLQ is encoded by the exons ATGTTTTCAAAACTTGTCCAC AACACCAAGAACGTGCACAAATTATCCAGACACATTCACAAGTCAGCAATAAAAG TGGTTACTGGAAACCAGTTGGAGGACACCGTCACCAATAGTTTTGCATCATTTATTAATGGGACACGGCCCGAGCATCTGTCTGATGTCGTCCGCCATAGAAGTAAACGCATGATACTGGACAACATTGGAGTGGGACTCATTGGCAGCACAACACATGTCTTTAACATAGTGCTGAAGTACTGCCAG GACTTACATTTCTCAGCTTACGGTAATTCTGCCTTCTGTTCCGTCTATGGCCAAAAGGGTTTGAAGCTCTCACCAACCCTGGCAGCCTATGCAAATGGAGTTGCT GTACACTCCATGGACTTTGATGACACCTGGCACCCTGCCACTCACCCATCAGGTGCTGTACTTCCTGCCATCTTAGCGCTGTCTCAGATGCTTTCACATGATAGAAGAGTTAGTGGTGAAGAACTCTTGACAGCCTTTAATGTAGGGATAGAAATACAAGGAAGACTGATGAGTTTCTCTAGTGAAGCAAAGAATATCCCAAAAAA GTTTCATCCACCATCTGTCGTTGGCACCATGGGAAGTGCAGCAGCTTCAGCAAAGCTCCTTTCTTTAGGCAAAGATCAATGCATCCATGCCCTGGCGATTGCAGCTTCTCTTGCGGGTGCTCCAATGGCAAATGCTGCGACTCTAGCTAAACCATTACACATTGGTAATGCTAGTAGGTTAGGTCTTGAAGCTGCCATACTGGCTGCTAATGGTATGGAGGCCAACTCACTCATACTTGACGATGTCCCAGGCTGCTCTGGTTTTAGTGCCTTTTATGGTGACTACCAACCTAAAGCTCTAGATTCATCAGGAAAACATTATGAGTTTCTTCTTGAGAAGCAAGACATTGCTTTCAAGTCATTCCCAGCACATTTAGGGATGCACTGGATAGCCGATGCTGCTGTCTCAGTGAGAAGTAGGTTTGAAGAGCAGTATGGCTCATTTGACCCATCCACCATCCAGTCTATTGTTCTTAGAATTCCAGTCTCCAAATACATCAACAGACCCTACCCCGATTCAGAGCATGAGGCTCGCCACTCCTTCCAGTTCAATGCCTGCACTGCACTATTGGATGGTGAAGTTGACGTCAGTTCCTTCCATGAAGACAAAATGTTCCGTAAGGAAATCCATAATCTCCTGAGTAAAGTGATAGTGGAACACCCACAAGACAACGTAGCCAACTTTGACAAGATGTATGGAGAAGTGGCCCTGCTGCTGAAGAATGGAGATGTGATGACTGGAAAATGTGATACATTCTATGGGCATTGGAGAAAACCTCTGAGCAGAGAATCTCTACTGAAGAAATTCATCTCCAATGCTGGACATGTCCTGCAAGGAGACCAGATTCAAGGTGTAATTCAGATGGTAGAAAATCTAGAAAGTGTCACAGATAGCTCACAACTACCAAATCTGCTCCAGTAA